A region from the Arcobacter sp. LA11 genome encodes:
- a CDS encoding ABC transporter substrate-binding protein, which translates to MMNKKVITILLVFILILVSIFAYIQFNKKEKVTIGFVGALTGKYSVLGNAMINGVLLAFEEKNYQVGNKSIEIVFQDDKQDKRLNKEIINNYIKEDIKIVIGNVTSSMSKVSMSIINKHKDMFMISAASASNEFSKKDDQFFRVHVANNNQRFDSFTNFVLENGFKKVYGIYDPFNATYSKDYLVNFEKSFIQNGGEKFLTYAKTNDNLDKLISDIKEKKPDIIVMCANSVDAARVLQYVRLKGLQTQFAMAEWARTPSFLENSGKSSEGVIFNIDYDEESKNPNYLKFVKNYKKKYKTFPSMYAAKAYELSSIIIESLENVSEDKIKEYVLNKKEFTGLQDTIIFDKYGDVIREFYSFKVINGKYVRIK; encoded by the coding sequence ATGATGAATAAAAAAGTAATTACTATTTTATTAGTTTTTATTTTGATACTAGTATCTATATTTGCATATATACAATTTAATAAGAAAGAGAAAGTTACAATTGGCTTTGTTGGAGCATTAACTGGTAAATATTCAGTTTTGGGGAATGCTATGATAAATGGAGTTCTTTTAGCTTTTGAAGAAAAGAATTATCAAGTTGGAAATAAAAGTATAGAAATAGTTTTTCAAGATGATAAACAAGATAAAAGACTAAATAAAGAAATTATAAATAACTACATAAAAGAAGATATCAAAATTGTAATTGGAAATGTAACAAGTTCAATGAGCAAAGTTTCTATGTCAATAATAAATAAACACAAAGATATGTTTATGATATCTGCTGCTTCTGCAAGTAATGAGTTTTCTAAAAAGGATGATCAGTTCTTTAGAGTACATGTTGCAAACAACAATCAAAGATTTGATTCTTTTACTAACTTTGTTTTAGAAAATGGGTTTAAAAAGGTATACGGTATCTATGATCCTTTTAATGCAACTTATTCTAAAGATTATCTTGTAAATTTTGAAAAAAGTTTTATTCAAAATGGTGGAGAAAAGTTTCTTACTTATGCTAAAACAAACGATAACTTAGACAAACTTATTTCAGATATAAAAGAAAAGAAACCGGATATTATTGTAATGTGTGCTAATTCAGTTGATGCTGCAAGAGTACTTCAATATGTAAGATTAAAGGGCTTACAGACTCAATTTGCAATGGCAGAATGGGCAAGAACACCGTCATTTCTAGAAAATAGTGGAAAATCCTCTGAAGGCGTTATTTTTAATATTGATTATGATGAAGAGTCAAAAAATCCTAACTATTTAAAATTTGTAAAAAACTATAAGAAAAAGTATAAAACATTTCCTTCTATGTATGCTGCAAAAGCGTATGAGTTATCTTCTATAATAATTGAATCTTTAGAAAATGTTTCTGAAGATAAAATAAAAGAATATGTGTTAAACAAAAAAGAGTTTACAGGGCTGCAAGATACAATAATTTTTGATAAATACGGAGATGTAATTAGAGAGTTTTATAGTTTTAAAGTAATTAATGGGAAATACGTAAGAATAAAATGA
- a CDS encoding ribonuclease HII: MLCGIDEAGRGPLAGPLVVAGAIIKKSIKGLNDSKVLSEKKREALFDEIKNNCEYHIVFTDAKTLDEKGLSTCLKNSIKEIMQTLNDKADEFLMDGNTSFGIQTLQHKIKADATVMEVSAASILAKVSRDRYMCKIAEDFPNYNFEKHKGYGTKAHVQKIKEFGRCEEHRYSFKLKALDEDNQPTLF, from the coding sequence ATGTTATGTGGAATAGATGAAGCAGGAAGAGGACCACTTGCAGGACCACTTGTTGTTGCTGGAGCAATAATCAAGAAATCAATAAAAGGATTAAATGATTCTAAAGTATTAAGCGAAAAAAAACGAGAAGCATTATTTGATGAAATAAAAAATAATTGTGAATACCACATTGTATTTACAGATGCAAAAACATTAGATGAAAAAGGCTTATCTACATGTCTTAAAAATTCAATAAAAGAGATTATGCAAACACTAAATGATAAAGCAGATGAATTTTTAATGGATGGAAACACTTCTTTTGGAATTCAAACTTTACAACATAAAATTAAAGCAGATGCAACTGTTATGGAAGTTAGTGCGGCATCTATTTTAGCAAAGGTTAGTAGAGATAGATATATGTGTAAAATTGCTGAAGATTTTCCAAATTATAATTTTGAAAAACATAAAGGATATGGAACTAAAGCCCATGTTCAAAAAATAAAAGAATTTGGTAGATGTGAAGAACACAGATATAGTTTTAAACTAAAAGCGTTGGATGAAGATAATCAACCAACACTCTTCTAA
- a CDS encoding PleD family two-component system response regulator: MSKILIVDDVPKNIQMAMNILKNEGHHMYYAQTGIKALELIKENDFDLILLDVMMPEMNGYEVCKKLKSDSKTSNIPIVFLSGKDSTSDIELAYEIGGLDYVIKPFISIELITKANMYVRFKELEDKFKNMD; encoded by the coding sequence ATGAGTAAAATTTTAATAGTAGATGATGTTCCTAAAAATATACAAATGGCAATGAATATATTAAAAAACGAAGGACATCATATGTATTATGCACAAACTGGGATAAAGGCTTTAGAATTAATTAAAGAAAATGACTTTGATTTGATACTACTTGATGTTATGATGCCTGAAATGAATGGTTATGAAGTTTGTAAAAAACTAAAATCTGATTCTAAAACAAGTAATATCCCTATAGTTTTTTTATCAGGGAAAGATTCTACATCTGATATTGAATTAGCTTATGAAATTGGGGGACTTGATTATGTTATTAAGCCATTTATTTCAATTGAGTTAATTACAAAAGCAAATATGTATGTACGATTTAAAGAGTTAGAAGACAAATTTAAGAATATGGATTAA
- a CDS encoding ATP-binding protein, translating to MKKNNYRLITITTYIIISILAISMTINYVYQKEEQLLEKKYNNITANLENKLSSLIDKKKNATLALTITLANNIEVINILKGNLVEDKKLHKLSLLLRKETAFKNVWFQVLDNKGKSLFRSWSEKRNDNVYKFRADIREMLKQPRIKSTISVGRYDMTFKAMVPVYENDKFIGIIESITHFNSISRGLRVSNTVEPIIIVNEKYTKQLTKPFTNLFVDNHYIANISANKKVIDYLSNLGVKKIINTKRYFVDDKYLIINYPIYFKEERLANFIVFKDLILIDKSSIREYKNSAYLYLGLFIILLGLILYVISYYIYSKEITKLYLQLNKNQKELKELNESLKQTIDKEVEKNDKKNKIISHQNKLTAMGEMIENIAHQWRQPLSIISTAASGIKLKKELGVEISEEEEKDALDSIVSTSKYLSNTIDDFRYFFSQDKMITIFSSETLIEKVMNLIENEFISKDIQIIKNISSLEIESCENELLQVLINLLNNSKDELLKKDIKNKYIFISIYLERDDIVLKVDDNAGGIPKKIIDRIFEPYFTTKHQSQGTGIGLYMSEEIVSKHLKGSIRVQNIEYNFKGDICKGASFKIRIPTK from the coding sequence ATGAAAAAAAATAATTACAGACTCATAACTATAACTACATATATTATTATATCGATATTAGCTATATCAATGACTATTAACTATGTATATCAAAAAGAAGAACAACTATTAGAAAAAAAATATAATAATATAACAGCCAATTTAGAAAATAAATTGAGTTCTTTAATTGATAAGAAAAAAAATGCGACACTTGCCCTTACAATTACTTTAGCCAATAATATAGAAGTTATAAATATTTTAAAAGGTAATCTTGTGGAGGATAAAAAGCTTCATAAATTATCACTATTACTTAGAAAAGAGACAGCTTTTAAAAATGTTTGGTTTCAAGTTCTTGATAATAAGGGAAAATCTCTTTTTAGAAGTTGGTCTGAAAAAAGAAATGACAATGTTTATAAATTTAGAGCAGATATAAGGGAAATGTTAAAACAACCTAGAATTAAAAGTACTATTAGTGTTGGACGTTATGATATGACTTTTAAAGCAATGGTACCTGTTTATGAAAATGACAAATTTATTGGAATCATTGAATCTATTACTCATTTTAATTCCATTTCAAGAGGTTTAAGAGTATCAAATACTGTAGAACCTATTATTATTGTAAATGAAAAATATACAAAACAATTAACAAAACCTTTTACAAATCTTTTTGTAGATAATCATTATATAGCAAATATCTCTGCAAACAAAAAAGTTATTGATTATCTTAGTAATCTTGGAGTTAAAAAAATCATTAACACAAAAAGATATTTTGTAGATGATAAATATTTAATCATAAATTATCCTATATATTTCAAAGAAGAAAGATTAGCGAATTTTATAGTTTTTAAAGATTTAATATTGATTGATAAATCTTCCATTCGTGAATATAAAAATAGTGCGTATTTATATTTAGGATTATTTATAATCTTACTTGGTTTAATATTGTATGTGATTAGTTATTATATTTATTCAAAAGAGATAACAAAGTTATATTTGCAATTAAATAAAAATCAAAAAGAGTTAAAAGAGTTAAATGAATCTTTAAAACAAACAATTGACAAAGAAGTTGAAAAAAATGATAAAAAAAATAAAATCATCTCTCATCAAAATAAACTAACGGCGATGGGTGAGATGATAGAAAATATTGCTCATCAATGGAGACAGCCTTTATCTATTATTTCTACTGCTGCCTCTGGAATCAAACTAAAAAAAGAGTTAGGTGTAGAAATTAGTGAAGAAGAAGAGAAAGATGCTTTAGATTCCATTGTTTCAACTTCTAAATATTTATCAAATACAATAGATGATTTTAGATATTTCTTTTCACAAGATAAAATGATAACTATATTTAGTTCTGAAACATTGATTGAAAAAGTTATGAATTTAATTGAAAATGAGTTTATTTCAAAAGATATTCAGATTATCAAGAATATAAGCTCTTTAGAAATAGAAAGTTGTGAAAATGAATTATTACAAGTATTAATAAATTTATTGAATAATTCTAAAGATGAACTTCTAAAAAAAGATATAAAAAATAAATATATATTTATTTCTATTTATTTAGAAAGAGATGATATTGTATTAAAAGTAGATGATAATGCAGGAGGAATTCCTAAGAAAATTATTGATAGAATTTTTGAACCATATTTTACAACTAAACATCAATCTCAAGGTACAGGAATTGGATTATATATGAGTGAAGAGATTGTTTCAAAACATTTAAAAGGTAGTATAAGAGTTCAAAATATTGAATATAATTTTAAAGGTGACATCTGTAAAGGGGCTTCTTTTAAAATTAGAATTCCTACTAAATAA
- a CDS encoding MTH1187 family thiamine-binding protein: MSVLLEMAMFPTDHGESKSEHVAQVIKVIRDCGYPYQLTPMATIIETEQISEALEIVQKCYDVLDSLDCNRVYSTIKFDIRKGYKNRLTGKVKSIENKIGEVSK; encoded by the coding sequence ATGAGCGTTTTATTAGAAATGGCAATGTTCCCAACTGACCATGGTGAAAGTAAAAGTGAGCATGTAGCGCAAGTTATAAAAGTAATTAGAGATTGTGGTTATCCATATCAGTTAACACCTATGGCAACAATTATTGAGACTGAACAAATCTCTGAGGCTCTTGAAATTGTTCAAAAGTGTTATGATGTATTAGATTCTTTAGATTGTAATAGAGTTTATTCTACTATTAAATTTGATATTAGAAAAGGGTATAAAAATAGATTGACTGGAAAAGTAAAATCTATAGAGAATAAAATAGGTGAAGTTTCTAAATAA
- a CDS encoding ATP-binding protein, which translates to MKKVKSLKKQILQLLIFFSISVIIIFGAISILNLYNSKIEIIKHNQNVALKQVSKEVQNLNLDIENIADYISNNYSFSGNLLKNVVETNQNISSILILDRKGLIEDFYAMSNLNIYKGFDYSNKNYFKELNNSNNSYWTNVFLSTVDEEPSISYSFRMADKIGVIMINLSELSNFLLRFKNHDNSHMIRIFDKNGIMIINPDDKQLVLQRFNAITSEVFTKLVKEKEPYTQVIFSSIKNDGKQFGAYTTIKRTGWTILVRENHDYILKSLNSVVLLIIFAIIVFIILSIYLSLGISNRIFKSFDNMETITSKISNGNYTVENKNLYYDEFNNLLNSFNKMQVEIDKREDTLENSLNSFKSLFNSTMESIILHENKICFDVNNVCLDLFGATSKDDLIGKNILDLVAPEYRRIVENNLLVNSEPYEIELIKIDGSRIQALVQGKFLKLENRLVRVSALIDITELKNKDQLLFQQSKMASMGEMIGNIAHQWRQPLSIISTCASGVKFEKEFSVLSDDRLNESMDMIVENTQYLSRTIDDFRNFFKSEKNLQLFVVSDIVKKALKLLSSNIKNNEIELFTRFSNNEFSFEGYPNEFIQVLINIINNSKDAFLANNSQERCIEISELEYKDKYILQIKDNAGGIPTGIIDKIFDPYFTTKHKSQGTGIGLYMSHQIIVDHMNGKLKVKNIEFKTKTGKYKGSCFIIELPKNPVNNYTYSI; encoded by the coding sequence ATGAAAAAAGTAAAGAGCTTAAAAAAGCAAATATTACAGCTTTTAATTTTCTTTTCTATTTCAGTTATTATTATATTTGGTGCTATTTCAATACTCAATCTTTATAATTCAAAAATTGAAATTATTAAACATAATCAAAATGTAGCATTAAAGCAAGTTTCAAAAGAAGTTCAAAATTTAAATTTGGACATAGAAAATATTGCAGACTATATTTCTAATAACTACTCTTTTTCTGGAAATCTTTTAAAGAATGTTGTCGAGACAAATCAAAATATATCGTCTATTTTGATTTTGGATAGAAAAGGTTTGATTGAAGATTTTTATGCAATGTCAAATCTAAATATTTATAAGGGCTTTGATTACTCGAATAAAAATTATTTTAAAGAATTAAATAATTCAAATAATAGTTATTGGACAAATGTATTTTTATCTACTGTTGATGAAGAACCTTCAATTTCATATAGTTTTAGAATGGCAGATAAAATTGGTGTAATAATGATTAATTTATCAGAACTATCAAATTTTCTTCTTAGATTTAAAAATCATGACAATTCTCATATGATAAGAATCTTTGATAAAAATGGTATTATGATTATAAATCCAGATGATAAACAATTGGTTCTTCAAAGATTCAATGCTATTACCTCTGAAGTTTTTACAAAGTTAGTGAAAGAGAAAGAACCATATACCCAAGTTATCTTTTCTTCTATTAAAAACGATGGAAAACAATTTGGTGCTTATACAACTATAAAGAGAACTGGATGGACAATTCTTGTAAGAGAAAACCACGATTATATTTTAAAATCATTGAATTCAGTTGTTCTTTTGATTATATTTGCAATTATTGTTTTTATAATATTATCAATTTACTTATCTCTAGGTATCTCAAATAGAATTTTTAAATCATTTGATAATATGGAAACAATAACTTCAAAAATCTCAAATGGTAATTATACTGTAGAAAATAAAAATCTATATTATGATGAATTTAACAACTTACTAAATAGTTTTAATAAAATGCAAGTAGAAATTGATAAAAGAGAAGATACTTTAGAAAATTCATTAAATAGTTTTAAATCTCTTTTTAACTCCACAATGGAATCAATAATTTTACATGAAAATAAAATTTGTTTTGATGTAAACAATGTATGTCTAGATTTATTTGGTGCTACATCAAAAGATGATTTGATAGGTAAGAATATTTTAGATTTAGTTGCTCCTGAATATAGAAGAATTGTGGAAAATAATCTTTTGGTTAATAGTGAACCATATGAAATAGAACTCATAAAAATTGATGGTAGTAGAATACAAGCTCTAGTTCAAGGGAAGTTCTTAAAATTAGAAAATAGATTAGTAAGAGTATCTGCACTTATTGATATTACAGAGTTGAAAAATAAAGACCAATTATTATTTCAACAAAGTAAAATGGCTTCAATGGGAGAGATGATTGGAAATATAGCACACCAGTGGAGACAGCCTTTGAGTATAATTAGTACTTGTGCTAGTGGAGTTAAATTTGAAAAAGAATTTTCAGTATTAAGCGATGATAGATTAAATGAATCTATGGATATGATTGTTGAAAATACTCAATACTTATCTCGAACGATTGATGATTTTAGGAATTTTTTTAAATCAGAAAAAAATTTGCAATTATTTGTTGTAAGTGATATTGTTAAAAAAGCTTTAAAACTTTTAAGCTCAAATATAAAAAATAATGAAATAGAACTATTTACAAGATTCTCAAACAATGAGTTTAGTTTTGAAGGTTACCCAAATGAATTTATTCAAGTCTTAATAAATATTATAAATAATTCAAAAGATGCATTTTTAGCTAATAATAGTCAAGAAAGATGTATTGAAATATCTGAACTAGAGTATAAAGATAAATATATATTACAAATAAAAGATAATGCAGGAGGAATTCCTACTGGCATAATTGATAAAATATTTGATCCTTATTTTACAACGAAACACAAATCCCAAGGAACTGGGATAGGTCTTTATATGTCTCATCAAATTATAGTTGACCATATGAATGGTAAATTAAAAGTGAAAAATATTGAATTTAAGACTAAAACAGGAAAATACAAAGGTTCTTGTTTTATTATTGAACTACCTAAAAATCCAGTAAATAATTATACTTATTCAATTTAA
- a CDS encoding bifunctional methionine sulfoxide reductase B/A protein: protein MNYNELTEEESYVIDNKGTERPFSGKYNDFHEKGTFKCKKCDTPLYKSTDKFSSGCGWPSFDDEIEGAVKRVPDRDGRRVEIVCNNCGGHLGHVFEGEGFTSKNTRHCVNSISLKFETDDKCCKEHAVAYFAAGCFWGVEYHFQNIKGVYSAVSGYMGGHIDNPDYQAVCTGTTGHLEVVKIDYDECQISFEELAKLFFEIHDFTQENGQGPDIGSQYLSAIFYVDENQKKTTIELIDKLEDMNYKVATSLHEVSKFYEAEDYHQDYYQKTGKTPYCHTYRKIFN, encoded by the coding sequence ATGAATTATAATGAATTAACTGAAGAAGAATCGTATGTTATTGATAACAAAGGAACGGAGAGACCTTTTTCTGGTAAATATAATGACTTTCATGAAAAAGGTACTTTCAAATGTAAAAAATGTGATACTCCTTTATATAAGTCTACTGATAAATTCTCATCAGGTTGCGGATGGCCAAGTTTTGATGATGAAATTGAAGGTGCGGTAAAAAGAGTTCCTGATCGTGATGGTAGAAGAGTAGAAATAGTTTGTAACAACTGTGGTGGTCATTTAGGTCATGTTTTTGAAGGAGAAGGCTTTACTTCTAAAAATACAAGACATTGTGTAAATTCTATTTCTTTAAAATTTGAAACTGATGATAAATGTTGTAAAGAACATGCAGTAGCATATTTTGCAGCTGGTTGTTTTTGGGGTGTGGAATATCACTTTCAAAATATAAAAGGTGTTTATTCAGCAGTTTCGGGATATATGGGTGGACATATAGATAATCCAGATTATCAAGCAGTATGTACTGGAACAACAGGACATTTAGAAGTTGTAAAAATAGATTATGATGAATGCCAAATATCTTTTGAAGAATTAGCAAAACTATTTTTTGAAATTCATGACTTTACACAAGAGAATGGACAAGGTCCAGATATTGGGAGTCAATATTTATCTGCAATATTCTATGTGGATGAAAATCAAAAAAAGACTACTATAGAGTTGATTGATAAATTAGAAGATATGAATTATAAAGTAGCTACTTCTTTACATGAAGTATCTAAATTTTATGAAGCAGAGGATTATCATCAAGATTATTACCAAAAGACAGGCAAAACACCATATTGTCATACATATAGAAAAATTTTTAATTAA
- a CDS encoding response regulator, translating into MQLHKYQNKILIVDDNPKNIQVAMNILKDYNVIYAQSGEKALELVKENDFDLILLDIVMPTMDGYEVCKVLKEDTKTKDIPIIFLTVKDDEKDIVEGFELGAVDYLVKPFYSEVLLKRVELHLKLSSSIKELTSLNDNLNDIVRTQIEDIRKKDEVLFKQSKMLALSEMIDMMSEQMLYPLGLIKLQNQALELKLISNNIENKDIEESVNLTNDQLNYLNITIEDFKSFFQQDVEADFMNLNVMVNRVLLFFKDMFIQNKIEVNVQGDIHLEVSFVKSELKHVLMKLIFNSINLLKNNNIKDKKINIFFGKKNDVVELDISSNVQEFDIELLNSLFDYNDIDLEGTNIHHLGLHLVKTLIEKNLSTIYIEKSDFGLCYCTKFYN; encoded by the coding sequence ATGCAATTACATAAATATCAAAATAAGATTTTAATTGTGGATGATAATCCAAAGAATATACAAGTAGCAATGAATATTTTAAAAGATTATAATGTAATTTATGCACAAAGCGGAGAAAAAGCATTGGAACTTGTAAAAGAAAATGATTTTGATCTAATCCTTCTAGATATAGTAATGCCAACAATGGATGGTTATGAAGTTTGTAAAGTTTTAAAAGAAGATACTAAAACAAAAGATATTCCAATAATTTTCTTAACGGTAAAGGATGATGAAAAAGATATTGTAGAAGGCTTTGAATTAGGTGCAGTTGATTATTTAGTAAAACCTTTTTATTCTGAAGTACTTTTAAAAAGAGTCGAGTTACATTTAAAATTGTCAAGTTCAATTAAAGAGTTAACTTCTTTGAATGATAATTTAAATGATATTGTACGTACTCAAATAGAAGATATAAGAAAAAAAGATGAAGTTTTATTTAAACAGTCAAAGATGTTAGCACTAAGTGAGATGATTGATATGATGTCAGAACAGATGCTTTATCCTTTGGGTCTTATAAAACTTCAAAATCAAGCTTTAGAGTTAAAACTCATAAGTAACAATATAGAGAATAAAGATATTGAAGAGTCTGTCAATCTTACAAATGATCAGTTAAATTATTTAAATATTACAATTGAAGATTTCAAAAGTTTTTTTCAGCAAGATGTAGAAGCAGATTTTATGAATCTAAATGTAATGGTTAATAGAGTATTACTCTTTTTTAAAGATATGTTTATTCAAAATAAAATAGAAGTTAATGTCCAAGGAGACATCCATCTTGAGGTCTCTTTTGTAAAAAGTGAATTAAAACATGTTTTGATGAAATTAATTTTTAATTCTATAAATCTTTTAAAAAACAATAATATAAAAGATAAAAAAATCAATATATTTTTTGGTAAGAAAAATGATGTTGTAGAACTTGATATATCTTCAAATGTTCAAGAGTTTGATATTGAATTATTAAACAGTTTGTTTGATTATAATGATATTGATTTAGAAGGAACAAATATACATCATCTAGGTTTACATTTAGTTAAGACTTTAATTGAAAAAAATCTTTCAACTATATATATTGAGAAAAGTGATTTTGGTCTTTGTTATTGTACTAAATTTTATAATTGA